In Magnetococcales bacterium, the following proteins share a genomic window:
- a CDS encoding flavin reductase family protein — protein MLIDLGTLSPNQIYHTVTQTLVPRPIAWVLTENRSKSYNIAPFSYFNAVSSEPPLLMLSIGMKKDGVPKDTRRNIIERKNFVVHIASMAQLEALNNSSAELPEEVSEVERERLTLTEFPGFALPRIEGCKVAFACHLHEVQEIGKIRQALVFGLIQTIYIDDSVVVHDAKGRMRVDGTAIAPLSRLGPGEYASFGSIVRIPIPSA, from the coding sequence ATGTTGATCGATCTTGGTACCCTGTCACCCAATCAGATCTACCACACGGTGACACAAACCCTGGTCCCCCGTCCCATCGCCTGGGTGCTGACCGAGAACCGGTCGAAATCGTACAATATCGCCCCCTTTTCCTATTTCAACGCCGTCTCCAGCGAACCGCCTCTTCTCATGCTCTCCATCGGCATGAAAAAGGACGGGGTTCCCAAGGATACCCGACGCAACATCATCGAGCGAAAAAACTTTGTCGTGCATATCGCCTCGATGGCACAACTGGAGGCACTCAACAACTCATCCGCCGAATTGCCCGAGGAGGTCTCGGAAGTGGAGCGGGAACGGTTGACCCTGACCGAATTCCCAGGATTCGCGCTGCCCCGCATCGAAGGGTGCAAGGTCGCCTTCGCCTGCCACCTTCATGAGGTTCAGGAAATCGGAAAAATACGCCAGGCCCTTGTGTTTGGCCTGATCCAGACCATCTACATCGACGATTCCGTGGTGGTCCACGATGCCAAGGGACGGATGCGCGTCGATGGCACCGCCATCGCGCCCCTTTCGCGGTTGGGACCGGGAGAATACGCCTCGTTCGGATCGATTGTACGCATCCCCATCCCTTCGGCCTGA